The Penicillium oxalicum strain HP7-1 chromosome VI, whole genome shotgun sequence genome window below encodes:
- a CDS encoding putative beta-glucosidase E, producing MSFNSGSSNPRRREYQSLDPPVSEDEWSSTELKKIPGMPRMKSRDAMKDSSLDDLLSSGDESDSHDGANVKLLPLDKNAQRKKKGKQVQFTPDTSSASPDAIDGPGEPRDVSKAIENMLSRERDILSETFDEDLDHASKYVFDDEDSDEYGIPTHKNQGGTGYGDGRRRSWASGIKSLLHITAWWHVFPLIAVGLLVMWLATKGLPWVLGGKKQKEYSSIPWYPTPLGGTNGAWKESYSKAHDLVERMELVEKVNITTGTGWRMGLCVGNTGPAMNVKFPSLCLQDGPLGLRFADNITAFPAGITTGATWNRELMQQRGFALGQEARAKGVNILLGPSMGPLGMMPAGGRNWEGFGSDPVLQGVAAAETIRGIQRNGVMATAKHWLMNEQEHFRQVGEWDSENAISSNVDDRTLHEVFAWPFAESVRADVASVMCSYQKVNNSFACENSKLLNGILKDELGFQGFVQSDWLAQRSGVQSALSGLDMSMPGDGAKWEDGDSFWGQRLTQAALNTSVPMERLNDMVTRVVAAWYHFRQDSWDQPPPLGKGGPNFSSWTYEKMGSLHPGSKDDQSNEVVNHYVNAQETGSKELSHSLLARKVAAEGIVLLKNVNNTLPLSRTASGPTERYRVGIYGEDAGPGEGPNVCGDRGCNQGTLGSGWGSGAVDFPYLVTPWDALRAAWPSEKSDVRGFFGRDVAMKNLVDQDLCLVFANSDGGEGFIHDGDVFGDRNNLDLQHGGAKLIERVATNCGGGQGKTVVVIHSVGPVVMESWIDLPGVHAVLYANLPGQESGNALVDVLFGDVDASGRLPYTIGRSLDDYGPGAKVMYSTRDRQPEMMFDQGLYIDYRYFDKKQIAPRFEFGFGLSYTTFNISSLTIKPLREKSRLPAARPKNEIDPPKYDNKPPAETSTRFPPGFNALAKYIYPYTRDSSATKPGSYPYPDGYKTHQHLSEAGGGPGGNPSLYDEMVSLSVNVSNTGPRSGKEVVQVYLSFPEHVAEHRGLGQSRENIEFPDRVLRNFTKVSLEPGEHTTVQMTLSRKDLSYWSVRAQNWVMPTEGTFRIWAGRSSRDLPLIAEF from the exons ggaaaacagGTGCAATTCACCCCGGATACGAGTTCTGCGAGCCCCGACGCCATTGACGGGCCGGGTGAGCCGCGCGATGTCAGCAAGGCCATTGAGAATATGCTGAGCAGAGAGCGTGACATACTCTCAGAGACGTTCGACGAGGATCTAGATCATGCTTCAAAGTACGTgtttgatgatgaagataGTGACGAGTACGGGATTCCGACACACAAGAATCAGGGGGGCACGGGCTACGGTGATGGACGACGCAGAAGCTGGGCGTCGGGAATCAAGTCGTTGCTCCATATCACAGCCTGGTGGCACGTCTTTCCATTGATCGCTGTCGGTCTACTTGTGATGTGGCTGGCAACTAAGGGCTTACCGTGGGTTCTGGGTGGGAAAAAGCAGAAGGAATAT TCATCTATTCCGTGGTATCCGACTCCTCTCGGCGGGACAAACGGTGCATGGAAAGAAAGCTATAGCAAGGCACACGATCTTGTCGAACGGATGGAGCTTGTGGAGAAGGTCAACATTACAACTGGGACGGGATGGAGAATGGGCCTCTGTGTTGGCAACACTGGGCCCGCGATGAATGTCAAATTCCCCTCACTTTGTCTCCAAGATGGCCCACTAGGGCTACGTTTTGCGGACAACATCACTGCATTTCCGGCCGGTATCACGACGGGTGCCACGTGGAATCGTGAGCTGATGCAGCAACGAGGTTTTGCGCTTGGCCAGGAGGCGCGGGCTAAAGGCGTCAACATTCTCCTCGGCCCATCCATGGGTCCCTTGGGTATGATGCCTGCTGGTGGTCGAAACTGGGAAGGCTTTGGATCCGATCCTGTTCTGCAAGGTGTTGCTGCGGCTGAAACCATTCGGGGCATTCAGCGCAATGGTGTCATGGCGACTGCGAAGCATTGGTTGATGAACGAGCAAGAGCATTTCCGCCAAGTCGGAGAGTGGGACAGCGAAAATGCAATTTCATCCAATGTGGATGATCGGACACTCCATGAAGTTTTTGCATGGCCGTTCGCAGAGAGTGTGCGTGCTGATGTGGCGAGTGTCATGTGCTCGTACCAAAAGGTCAATAACAGTTTCGCCTGTGAAAACAGCAAGCTCTTGAACGGCATTTTGAAGGATGAGCTTGGCTTCCAAGGGTTTGTGCAGTCAGATTGGCTTGCTCAGCGATCCGGTGTGCAAAGTGCGCTGAGTGGTCTCGACATGAGCATGCCCGGTGATGGCGCAAAGTGGGAAGATGGTGATTCTTTCTGGGGTCAGCGCTTGACCCAAGCTGCTCTCAACACCTCAGTGCCCATGGAGCGTCTCAACGACATGGTCACGCGTGTTGTTGCAGCCTGGTATCACTTTCGGCAGGATTCGTGGGACCAACCTCCTCCCCTTGGAAAGGGCGGGCCCAACTTTTCGTCGTGGACTTACGAGAAGATGGGAAGCCTCCATCCCGGCAGCAAAGACGATCAATCCAACGAGGTGGTCAATCACTATGTGAATGCGCAAGAGACTGGTTCCAAGGAATTGTCTCATTCCCTTCTAGCTCGGAAGGTAGCTGCCGAAGGAATTGTTCTTCTTAAGAATGTGAACAATACTCTCCCGCTTTCGCGGACAGCCAGCGGCCCGACAGAGCGCTATCGTGTGGGAATTTACGGCGAGGATGCCGGTCCCGGCGAGGGTCCGAATGTTTGTGGTGATCGCGGCTGCAATCAAGGAACATTAGGATCTGGTTGGGGCAGCGGTGCTGTCGACTTCCCATACCTCGTCACTCCGTGGGATGCGCTTCGCGCTGCATGGCCTTCAGAAAAGAGTGATGTCCGAGGATTCTTCGGCAGGGATGTTGCCATGAAGAACTTGGTCGACCAAGACCTCTGCCTTGTCTTTGCCAATTCTGATGGGGGAGAAGGCTTCATCCACGATGGCGATGTCTTTGGCGATCGCAATAACCTCGATCTTCAGCACGGAGGGGCCAAGCTGATTGAGCGGGTCGCTACTAACTGTGGGGGTGGACAAGGCAAGACGGTTGTCGTGATTCACTCTGTGGGCCCCGTGGTGATGGAATCTTGGATCGATCTACCAGGCGTCCACGCAGTCCTCTACGCCAATCTACCTGGACAGGAGAGTGGAAACGCTCTTGTCGACGTTCTCTTCGGCGACGTCGACGCCAGCGGCCGTCTTCCTTACACCATCGGTCGGTCTCTGGACGACTACGGCCCCGGAGCCAAAGTGATGTACTCGACAAGAGACAGACAACCAGAAATGATGTTTGATCAGGGACTCTACATTGATTATCGATATTTCGACAAGAAGCAGATCGCCCCTCGGTTCGAGTTTGGGTTTGGACTGTCCTACACTACCTTCAACATCTCCTCCCTCACCATCAAACCCCTTCGCGAGAAATCTCGTCTTCCCGCCGCGCGGCCCAAGAACGAGATTGACCCGCCCAAGTACGACAACAAGCCCCCGGCAGAGACCTCGACGAGATTTCCGCCCGGTTTCAATGCCCTTGCAAAATACATTTATCCCTACACGCGGGACAGCTCCGCAACCAAGCCTGGTTCTTATCCGTATCCGGACGGTTACAAAACGCACCAGCATCTTTCCGAGGCAGGTGGCGGGCCAGGGGGCAACCCGTCACTTTACGATGAGATGGTGTCCCTCTCGGTCAACGTGAGCAATACTGGCCCACGGTCGGGCAAGGAAGTTGTCCAAGTCTATCTCTCCTTCCCCGAACACGTTGCAGAACACCGCGGATTGGGCCAGAGCCGTGAGAATATCGAGTTCCCCGATCGGGTGCTGCGCAATTTCACCAAGGTCTCGCTGGAGCCGGGCGAGCATACTACCGTACAGATGACCCTATCCCGGAAAGATTTGAGTTACTGGAGTGTACGGGCGCAGAATTGGGTGATGCCGACCGAGGGTACTTTCCGTATCTGGGCCGGTCGAAGCTCTCGCGATCTACCTCTCATTGCGGAGTTTTGA